A genomic region of Lates calcarifer isolate ASB-BC8 linkage group LG9, TLL_Latcal_v3, whole genome shotgun sequence contains the following coding sequences:
- the ak3 gene encoding GTP:AMP phosphotransferase AK3, mitochondrial, whose translation MMVLQKIFRAVIMGPPGSGKGTVSARITKSFGLKHLSSGDILRANINAKTELGLLMKSCIDQGQLVPDDVMSRLILSDLRALGQSSWLLDGFPRTVSQAEALDDAYSVDTVINLNVPFQTIKQRLTSRWTHLPSGRVYNIDFNPPKVPGFDDVTGEPLVQRDDDTPETVTRRLKAYETQTEPVLEYYRSKGVLVTFSGTETNKIWPHVETFLHSKLPYVNQKVA comes from the exons ATGATGGTTCTTCAAAAGATTTTTCGTGCTGTCATAATGGGACCACCGGGGTCGGGGAAAGGAACAGTTTCTGCGCGCATAACCAAAAGTTTTGGACTGAAACACCTCTCTAGTGGGGACATTTTGAGAGCCAACATCAACGCTAAAACCG AGCTCGGCCTGTTGATGAAGTCCTGTATTGATCAGGGTCAGCTGGTCCCTGATGACGTCATGTCTCGTCTCATCCTGAGCGACCTGAGAGCATTAGGCCAGAGCAGCTGGCTGCTCGATG GTTTCCCACGTACAGTATCCCAGGCAGAGGCTCTGGATGACGCCTacagtgtggacacagtcatCAACCTCAATGTACCTTTCCAGACCATCAAACAGAGGCTGACCTCTCGCTGGACTCACCTCCCCAGTGGCAGAGTCTACAACATAGATTTCAACCCACCTAAAGTTCCT GGTTTTGATGATGTGACAGGAGAGCCTCTGGTCCAGAGGGATGATGACACACCGGAGACAGTCACACGGAGACTGAAGGCCTATGAGACCCAGACAGAACCTGTGTTAGAGTACTACAG GAGTAAAGGTGTGCTTGTGACCTTCTCTGGGACAGAGACCAACAAGATCTGGCCACACGTAGAGACTTTCCTCCACAGCAAACTCCCCTACGTTAATCAAAAGGTTGCGTAG
- the cdc37l1 gene encoding hsp90 co-chaperone Cdc37-like 1: protein MEWLGNGASVYPGEESDSDPAPAARGYGDVCPHQQPPSSQLCDCAMASLCQSQQRCVKASIVSSWRLAEAQDQLCSLGVHSSESLEQERARTQVCPTELTHTEEEWRRKESMLGGQEPNRSPVLGADGSWDVFDKSIINVQSQTVEMDQDKCNTVLQKYEKELRHFGMLRRWDDSQRFLADMPQIICEETANYLILWCIRLQQEGKEALMEQVAHQAVVMQFILEMALNSQQDPRGCFRQFFHKAKEGQDVYLEVFHTELEAFKYRVKDYAVKCRGDAPNSIEQQNTGTNCRLDPKESLDSLPLVAEYPMKRCLETGLWTSTGRWSKDDTTETEDMRMMETS, encoded by the exons ATGGAGTGGCTGGGCAACGGAGCTTCAGTTTACCCCGGCGAAGAGTCCGACAGTGACCCAGCTCCAGCAGCTAGAGGCTACGGTGATGTTTGCCCTCACCAGCAG CCTCCATCGTCGCAGCTTTGTGATTGTGCCATGGCATCACTGTGCCAGAGTCAGCAGCGCTGTGTGAAGGCCTCTATAGTCTCCAGCTGGAGACTGGCCGAGGCGCAGGACCAGCTATGTTCTCTGGGGGTCCACAGCTCAGAGTCCCTGGAGCAGGAACGTGCTCGGACGCAGGTCTGCCCCAcagaactcacacacactgaggaggagTGGCGCCGCAAAGAAAGCATGCTGGGAGGTCAGGAACCCAACCGCAGCCCTGTGCTCGGAGCTGATGGAAGTTGGGACGTTTTTGATAAG AGTATCATTAATGTCCAAAGTCAAACTGTTGAAATGGATCAGGACAAGTGCAATACAGTTCTCCAAAAGTATGAGAAAGAGCTCAGGCATTTTG GTATGTTGAGGAGATGGGATGACAGTCAGCGATTCCTTGCAGACATGCCTCAGATCATCTGCGAGGAAACGGCAAATTACTTAATCCTGTGGTGCATAAGACTGCAGCAAGAAGGG AAAGAAGCCCTGATGGAGCAGGTGGCGCACCAAGCTGTCGTTATGCAGTTCATCTTGGAGATGGCCTTGAACTCTCAGCAGGATCccagaggctgcttcagacagtTCTTCCACAAAGCCAAA GAAGGACAAGATGTCTACTTAGAAGTCTTCCACACAGAGCTTGAGGCCTTCAAATACAGAGTTAAAGACTACGCAGTCAAATGTAGAGGTGATGCACCTAACAGCATTGAACAACAGAACACTGGCACAAACTGCAGACTTGACCCCAAAGAATCCCTGGACTCTTTACCTCTG GTGGCAGAGTACCCTATGAAGCGTTGTCTAGAGACTGGACTGTGGACAAGCACGGGGAGGTGGTCAAAGGACGACACTACAGAAACAGAGGACATGCGCATGATGGAGACCTCCTAG